AGTGCAAGGCGCCTGGTCAACTGCCACAACTGCCACTTGGGAAGGTCCCATTCTGCCTGGAAAAGGGGTCTATCCAACTGCACTAACGGCCACTTTGGCAGGCCCCATTttcagtggtggggaggggtttgACCAACAGCCTTAACTACCACTTTGGAAGGTTCCATTTTCACTGGTGGGGAGGGGTCTGACCAACTGCCCTAACTGCCACTTTGaatccccagaagagttaattgggcctatgggaagccctgaacctcagtcctcctgcccctccccctctccctgtggggctggagcaccagggagggagggaggtgtctcagttgggggccacatcagagaggcctgggtttttttggaggggaaggagggtggttctcacttgtgtggtccacaACTGATCTttctaataagcgaaagttcttcacacagcgtgtagccaacctgtggaactccttgccagaggaggctgtgaaggctagaactataacagcgtttaaagagaagctagataatttcatggaggttaggtccataaaaggctgttagccaggggataaaatggtgtccttggcctctgattgtcagaggctggagagggatggcaggagacaaatcgcttgatcattgtcttcggtccatcctctctggggcacctggtgctggccactgtcggcagacaggatactgggctagaaggaccattggtctgacccagtacggccgttcttatgttcttatgttctatgttctgtggatcagtggcccccgactCCAAAAAGATGCCCCGCTCCTGCCATAAATACAGACGATGTTGAAACTTTCTGTTGTGGACATCAATTAATATttgactttatttaaaatgaactttGCCAAAGTAAGATGAGAAAAGTCAAAGCGCTTAACCTGGTTAATAATTTCCATTCGGATTTCCTTTCTTATTGGTTAAACGAAACCATTCTCCCCATCTGCAGCACTtgcaaaatggctcgggcgtaattatgtaattaacggcgAGTTTCCATTAAGAACTACTGgcccacagaaaggtttgcattgaacaGGGTGAGCCATGggcccaaaagtttgagaaccactgccctacagGTGTGTTCATTTCACCAGCTTCACTTCTGAGgggaaaagaacccaggagtcctgggcgaGCTAAGGGAGAAGGCTCCCGAGACACCTCTTGGGTGGAAAGTCCAAGTCCAGTGCAGAGATGGAGCCCCGGACTGGTCTCATTTGCCCCAAGCCAGGACCTTCCTATTTGCCCTCCTCAGAGCCGCGGCCACGTCCTTGTTCCTCAGACtatagatgagggggttcagggtgggtACCGCTGAGGTGTAGAAGAAGGTCACTTGACGCAGAGCATGGAACCCCTTCTGCAGGGGAATAGATGGAAGTGACCGGAAGATTTTGGCgtggaaaagagacagaaaaggggAGGGCCTAGGAtagggggtctataaaatcatgactaatgTGAAAGAAGTGAAtcagggtttatttatttatgggtGACACCAAAGGGATCACTTATTTACTTCTCACAAGACACGCACTCGGGGTCACCAAAAGAAGTGACGAGGCAGCTGTTTTAAACGGCGCATTGTTACACAgcccacagccaacctgtggaacttcttgccagaggatgttatgaatgCCGGGACTACCACAGAGTAAGCTCCTGGTGTACAGGTCCTTCAATGACTACCAGCCAGGTtaggcagggatggggtcccttgcctctgtctgccagaagctggaaatgggcaatgGGGAAGGAGTTACCTGACGATTCCGTTCTGTTCGTTCCTTCTGAGGGCACTTGGCATTGGGCAGTGTCGGAATACAAGATGGTggactagatgggcctttggtctgacccagtctggacgctcttagGTTCACACCCGTGACTCTGTATGCCCTTTGGTACTacgtgagggtatgtctacattacccccctagttcgaactaggggggtaatgtatgcataccgaacttgctaatgaagcccgggatttgaatttcgtggaacgaggtgtaccaatagatcggaatggctacatagttcgaactatctagcccgtgccgcgtgtagccgcgcggcacggggttcgaacaagccggcttttaaaactggcggagccggctttatgctaatgaagcccgggaaattcaaatcccgggcttcattagcaagtttggtatgcatacattacccccctagttcgaactaggggggtagtgtagacataccctgagatactaaACCTGGCCCTCCGGCTGATTGAACATGGCCATGCTCTTGAGAAGATGCCTTCACTGACCTTTTCTACAGAAAGAGTTGagttgcgtgtgtgtgtgtggagttgtGGGTGCCCATGCTACCCTGCATATGTGTTAGTTCCACCAGTCTCATGTCTGAGGAGAAAGGATCACAGGTGTCCTGGAGGACCTTAGAGGGAAGGTTTCCCAGACACATCTTGGGTGGAAAGTCCAGGCCCAGTGCTGTGATGGAGCCGTGGGCTGGTCTCATTTGCCCCGAGCCAGGAACTTCCTCCTCACCCTCGTCAGGGCCGCAGCCacgtccttgttcctcaggctgtagatgagggggttcagggcGGGCGCCACAGCGGTGTAGAAGATGGCCGCCACCCGGTCATGCTCCTGGGCATTGCTGGAGTTTGGGCGGAGGTAGGGCAAGATCACGGTGCCGTAGAAGAGTATCACCACGGtcaggtgggagccgcaggtggaGAGGGCCTTGCGCAGGGCTTGGGCAGAGCGCAGGCGGCTCACGGCAACACCGATGCGGACATAGGAGGCCAGGATGAAGGCGCAAGGAGCCAGCACCACCAGGACGCCCTCCGTGAAGACCACCAGCTCGTGGACAATGGGCcgggtgcaggagaggcgcagcagGATTTGCAGGTTACAGTAGAAATGCTGCAGGCGGTTGCCACAGTAACGCAGCTGGGCGGCCATGATGGTGTTCAGCAGGGCGTGCGAGATCACCACGACCCATGAAGCCGCGGCCATCTTGAGGCACAGGGACCGCGTCACCACGGCAGAGTAGCGCAGTGGGTCGCAGACggccacgtagcggtcgtaggccatggcagCCAGCAGGTAGCCCTC
The Pelodiscus sinensis isolate JC-2024 unplaced genomic scaffold, ASM4963464v1 ctg59, whole genome shotgun sequence genome window above contains:
- the LOC102459303 gene encoding olfactory receptor 1J1-like, yielding MDKANWTSVSEFVFLGLSERQDLQPLIFAGLLATYLVNLVGNSVLLLAVWADPQLHSPMYFLLSQLAVVDMSFASITLPQALVHALTHHRTVPFASCMAQLFLFMAVCNMEGYLLAAMAYDRYVAVCDPLRYSAVVTRSLCLKMAAASWVVVISHALLNTIMAAQLRYCGNRLQHFYCNLQILLRLSCTRPIVHELVVFTEGVLVVLAPCAFILASYVRIGVAVSRLRSAQALRKALSTCGSHLTVVILFYGTVILPYLRPNSSNAQEHDRVAAIFYTAVAPALNPLIYSLRNKDVAAALTRVRRKFLARGK